A window of Nicotiana tabacum cultivar K326 chromosome 24, ASM71507v2, whole genome shotgun sequence contains these coding sequences:
- the LOC142178393 gene encoding uncharacterized protein LOC142178393 produces the protein MARQSKFPFPSSSISSKKVFELIHVDTWGPYNGATYDGFKYFLTIADDFSRGTWTYLLTNKSNVFTILKGFLAMVERQFNSKVKIIRTKFEPRATPCVFLGYPHEKKGYKVLKLKNLKPFISRDVVFHEEFFPFASIKSNSSSDVSLPTAKVSLSNQNPEVSPFATRPHTEVSQEPTESSIDLCSSHISSIHPSTHISSSSSSKFFPDSPVLSSQSHTSLPAFSSLNSDPMMDVLIRKSTRPHTTLSYLKDYICNALQLTDVSNSCFLTPVTPTCISFSELSSTKQHMLNTLSNIQEPLNYLQAAHHPRWKETMDKEIEALELNKTWGVVELLPGRKALPCK, from the exons ATGGCAAGGCAATCCAAATTTCCTTTTCCCTCTAGTTCTATTTCTAGCAAGAAAGTGTTTGAATTAATTCATGTGGATACCTGGGGACCATACAATGGTGCTACATATGATGGTTTTAAGTATTTTCTTACAATTGCTGATGATTTCAGTAGAGGGACATGGACTTATCTACTAACCAACAAATCCAATGTATTCACTATTCTAAAAGGCTTTCTAGCCATGGTAGAAAGGCAATTTAACAGCAAGGTCAAAATTATAAG AACTAAGTTTGAACCAAGGGCTACTCCTTGTGTGTTCTTAGGTTATCCTCATGAAAAGAAGGGTTACAAAGTGTTGAAGCTCAAAAATTTAAAGCCCTTCATTTCTAGAGATGTTGTATTTCATGAAGAATTCTTTCCATTTGCTTCTATTAAGTCTAATTCTTCTTCTGATGTTTCTTTACCCACTGCTAAAGTTAGTCTAAGTAATCAGAATCCTGAAGTTTCACCCTTTGCTACCAGACCTCATACTGAAGTTTCCCAAGAGCCTACTGAATCATCAATTGATTTATGTTCTTCTCATATTTCTTCAATTCATCCTAGCACACATATTTCCTCTAGCTCTTCTTCTAAGTTCTTTCCAGATTCTCCAGTATTATCTAGTCAATCACATACATCTTTACCTGCTTTTTCTTCTCTAAATTCTGATCCTATGATGGATGTTCTTATTAGGAAGTCTACCAGACCACACACAACTCTATCTTATCTCAAGGATTATATCTGTAATGCACTCCAACTCACAGATGTTAGCAACTCTTGCTTTCTCACACCTGTTACACCCACTTGTATATCTTTCAGTGAACTATCTTCTACTAAACAACACATGCTAAATACACTGTCCAATATACAAGAACCTCTCAACTATTTACAGGCAGCACATCACCCAAGGTGGAAAGAAAcaatggacaaagaaattgaggcTCTTGAACTTAATAAGACTTGGGGAGTGGTTGAATTACTACCTGGGAGGAAAGCTTTACCATGCAAATGA
- the LOC107827672 gene encoding tryptophan aminotransferase-related protein 3, with protein sequence MAKIQRCNYVMYLLVLILLIMNIFFFMKELESKSKCREQEKKKLSWSQRAAEEAEAVASISCSGHGKAYLDSLVVDGIPTCECYTCYTGPDCSLLIPNCSANAFGWDPLFYEPFWMENAESSAVVIAGWHRMAYSFPDPTSHLSQELEKTIRKLHSNAKNAITDGRYIAIGVGASRLLNAVVHSLSMENYSSSPYPAKFFAKPPHYPFYKLQTDYLQTRHYEFIGDPSLLNNSDIGGDVFEFVTSPSNPEGNLEGPVLKGGPNVKYIFDRVYYWPQFTAIPAPADDDLMIFSLSKLTGHAGTRLGWAVVKDVNVYNRMKEYIHQADMEISKDTLLRALTILRVVNEGDGKKFFNFAHEILRDRWEKISHIFSFSKRFSIQHIPTQYCTFLDRAREPSPAFAWVKCKREEDKNCTHVFFEEAKIRGHPGSGFFADNTYVRLGLVTRQHDFDMLISRLEQFISQDDDNGYCISPSINNQ encoded by the exons ATGGCAAAGATTCAGAGGTGTAACTATGTCATGTATCTCTTGGTTTTAATACTATTAATCATGAATATATTCTTTTTTATGAAAGAGTTGGAGTCAAAGAGCAAATGCAGAGAGCaggagaagaagaagctgagTTGGAGCCAGAGAGCAGCAGAGGAAGCAGAAGCAGTAGCCTCAATTTCATGCTCAGGCCATGGAAAAGCCTATCTTGATAGCCTTGTCGTAGATGGAATTCCTACTTGTGAATGCTATACCTGTTATACTGGACCTGATTGCTCTTTACTTATTCCCAACTGTTCTGCTAATGCTTTCGG TTGGGATCCTCTATTCTATGAGCCATTCTGGATGGAAAATGCAGAAAGCAGTGCAGTAGTGATAGCAGGTTGGCATAGAATGGCCTATTCCTTTCCTGATCCAACTTCTCACCTTTCCCAGGAGCTCGAGAAAACCATTAGGAAGTTACATTCAAATGCCAAGAACGCTATTACAGATGGAAGATACATCGCTATTGGTGTAGGCGCTAGTCGCCTACTCAATGCTGTAGTTCATTCTCTTTCTATGGAGAATTATTCTTCCTCTCCTTACCCTGCAAAATTTTTCGCGAAACCTCCTCATTATCCG TTCTATAAGCTTCAAACGGACTACTTGCAAACGCGACATTATGAATTTATAGGAGATCCATCATTGTTGAACAACTCTGATATTGGTGGAGATGTGTTTGAGTTTGTGACTTCACCTAGCAATCCCGAAGGGAATTTAGAAGGTCCAGTTCTGAAAGGCGGCCCAAATGTGAAGTACATTTTTGATAGGGTCTATTATTGGCCTCAGTTCACAGCAATTCCAGCTCCTGCTGATGATGATCTCATGATTTTCTCCTTGTCTAAGCTAACTGGTCATGCTGGAACCAGACTCGG GTGGGCTGTTGTGAAGGACGTGAATGTGTATAATCGAATGAAGGAATATATTCATCAGGCTGATATGGAGATATCTAAAGATACACTATTGAGAGCTTTAACTATTCTGAGAGTTGTTAATGAAGGAGATGGCAAGAAATTCTTCAATTTTGCGCATGAAATCTTGAGAGATCGCTGGGAAAAAATTAGTCACATCTTCTCCTTTTCTAAACGTTTCAGCATTCAACATATTCCAACTCAGTATTGCACATTTCTTGACAGAGCAAGAGAACCATCTCCAG CATTTGCATGGGTAAAGTGCAAGAGGGAAGAAGATAAAAACTGCACACACGTCTTCTTTGAAGAAGCAAAAATCAGAGGTCATCCGGGCAGCGGATTCTTTGCAGATAATACTTATGTTCGGCTCGGTCTGGTAACGCGTCAACATGATTTTGATATGCTCATTTCTCGATTGGAACAATTCATTTCTCAAGATGATGATAACG GTTATTGTATATCGCCATCAATCAACAACCAGTGA